One region of Sulfuriroseicoccus oceanibius genomic DNA includes:
- a CDS encoding FAD-dependent oxidoreductase → MNNNPTILIIGGVAGGASAAARARRLNESARIIMLERGPDVSFANCGLPYHIGGEIADRERLAVQTPESLRELLAIEVETLTEATAIDRAKKEVSVRRLADGSTDTIAYDKLILAPGASPIVPPLEGIQDDKIVTLRNLQDMDRIKAAAAEVDSVLVIGAGFIGLEMAEQLKHIGKQVSVVELQEQVLPQVDPEIAAPIAAELRSNGIELVLQDGVAGFKREGNQITATLNSGQSLTAGLVILSIGVKPESGLAKDAGLELGARGHISVNPFQQTSDPDIYAVGDVCETADPILGERAAIPLGGPANRQGRTAADHIFQGDKALEYPGSLGTAIVRVFDLALGSTGHNERRLQAAGVDYGHVTINAHQHAGYFPGAQNLTLKLLWDKKDGRVLGASAVGADGVDKRLDVIATAIVGKLTIDDLCHVELSYAPPFGSAKDPVNLAAFAACNIRDGLTDVVYEFPTDEDTQLIDVRPADLAQIRPIPGAVSIPLEQIRSRLGEIDKSRPVVTVCALGKMSYFATRILKQNGFNAASVVGGLALVPAPGKDATPTPQPTTSTPAPQTMTTPTSAPTKLDCTGLACPGPIMRVKEAASKLAPGDSLEISASDGGFANDLPAFCEANQYEFLGARKEGGVIIGGLRKPEAGSALATATPTGGAINNDATLVVFSQEMDKALAALVIANGALAMGGKATLFFTFWGLNALRKHEAPPIKDKTFMDKMFGTMLPQGIHRLPLSNMNYMGMGAKMMKDRMASKDLPNLEGLLADAKKGGARLVACAMSMEAMGIRQEELIDGVEIGGVAEFLGASGKAGTNLFI, encoded by the coding sequence ATGAACAACAACCCAACCATCCTGATCATTGGCGGTGTCGCCGGTGGCGCATCCGCAGCCGCCCGCGCCCGCCGACTGAATGAATCCGCCCGCATTATCATGCTTGAGCGTGGACCGGACGTCTCGTTCGCCAACTGCGGCCTTCCTTACCACATCGGCGGTGAGATCGCCGATCGTGAGCGCCTCGCCGTGCAGACCCCGGAGTCGCTGCGCGAGCTTCTCGCTATCGAAGTGGAAACCCTCACCGAGGCCACCGCGATCGACCGCGCGAAGAAGGAAGTCTCTGTCCGCCGCCTTGCCGATGGATCGACCGACACCATCGCTTATGACAAGTTGATCCTCGCACCTGGTGCCAGCCCGATCGTGCCACCGCTCGAGGGCATCCAGGACGACAAGATCGTCACCCTGCGCAACCTGCAGGACATGGACCGCATCAAAGCGGCAGCTGCCGAAGTCGACAGCGTGCTCGTGATCGGTGCCGGCTTCATTGGTCTGGAAATGGCCGAGCAGCTCAAGCACATCGGCAAACAAGTCAGTGTGGTGGAACTGCAGGAGCAGGTGTTGCCACAAGTCGACCCTGAAATCGCCGCGCCAATCGCAGCCGAATTGCGCTCGAATGGCATCGAACTCGTACTGCAGGACGGCGTGGCCGGCTTCAAGCGCGAGGGCAATCAGATCACCGCGACCCTGAACTCGGGCCAGTCGCTGACTGCCGGGTTGGTCATCCTTTCAATCGGCGTGAAGCCTGAGAGCGGTTTGGCCAAGGACGCAGGACTCGAGCTCGGTGCCCGCGGCCACATCAGCGTCAACCCATTCCAGCAAACCAGCGATCCGGACATCTACGCCGTGGGCGACGTCTGCGAAACCGCCGACCCAATCCTCGGCGAGCGTGCCGCGATTCCACTCGGTGGCCCGGCCAACCGCCAGGGCCGCACGGCAGCCGACCACATCTTCCAAGGCGACAAAGCATTGGAATACCCGGGCAGCCTCGGCACCGCGATTGTCCGTGTGTTCGACTTGGCGCTGGGCAGCACTGGTCACAACGAGCGCCGTCTCCAAGCCGCAGGCGTTGACTACGGTCATGTCACCATCAACGCCCACCAGCACGCAGGATACTTCCCTGGCGCCCAGAACCTGACGCTCAAGTTGCTCTGGGACAAGAAGGACGGCCGCGTGCTCGGCGCATCCGCTGTGGGTGCCGACGGTGTGGACAAGCGACTCGATGTCATTGCGACCGCGATCGTGGGTAAATTGACCATCGACGACCTGTGCCACGTCGAGCTCTCGTACGCTCCGCCATTTGGCAGCGCCAAGGACCCGGTGAACCTGGCCGCCTTCGCCGCCTGCAACATTCGCGACGGATTGACCGACGTGGTTTACGAATTCCCGACCGACGAAGACACTCAGTTGATCGACGTTCGCCCGGCAGATCTGGCGCAAATCCGCCCGATCCCAGGTGCGGTGAGCATTCCACTTGAGCAGATCCGCAGCCGTCTCGGCGAAATCGACAAATCGCGTCCGGTAGTGACCGTCTGTGCTCTCGGCAAGATGAGCTATTTCGCCACCCGCATCCTCAAACAAAACGGCTTCAACGCAGCCAGCGTGGTTGGAGGTCTGGCATTGGTGCCAGCTCCAGGCAAAGACGCCACCCCAACCCCACAACCAACTACTTCCACACCTGCCCCACAAACCATGACCACCCCGACATCCGCCCCAACCAAACTCGACTGCACCGGCCTCGCCTGCCCTGGCCCGATCATGCGAGTCAAGGAAGCCGCATCAAAGCTCGCCCCAGGTGATTCGCTCGAAATCAGCGCAAGCGACGGCGGCTTCGCCAACGACCTGCCTGCTTTCTGCGAAGCCAACCAGTACGAGTTCCTCGGTGCCCGCAAGGAAGGCGGAGTCATCATCGGCGGTCTGCGCAAGCCGGAAGCCGGAAGCGCCTTGGCTACCGCAACCCCAACTGGCGGCGCCATCAACAACGACGCGACCTTGGTTGTCTTCTCGCAGGAGATGGACAAAGCACTCGCTGCCTTGGTGATCGCGAACGGCGCGCTCGCCATGGGCGGCAAGGCCACCTTGTTCTTCACCTTCTGGGGCTTGAACGCACTGCGTAAGCACGAAGCTCCACCGATCAAGGACAAGACCTTCATGGACAAGATGTTCGGCACCATGCTGCCACAGGGCATCCACCGCTTGCCGCTGAGCAACATGAACTACATGGGCATGGGCGCGAAAATGATGAAGGACCGCATGGCCTCGAAAGACCTGCCTAACCTCGAAGGTCTCCTCGCTGACGCCAAGAAGGGCGGCGCCCGCCTCGTCGCTTGCGCCATGTCGATGGAAGCCATGGGTATCCGTCAGGAAGAGCTCATCGACGGTGTCGAGATCGGTGGCGTGGCCGAGTTCCTCGGAGCCTCCGGCAAAGCCGGCACCAACCTCTTCATCTAA
- a CDS encoding universal stress protein has protein sequence MSKILACTDGSVYALSTYDHAAWAAQKMEASVDVLHVLDQHREAPAVSDLSGNLGFDASAELMQQIADVEEAKGKLAIEKAKVILADAKKRFTEDGIENVNVIQRHGSLVATVEEYEKGADLVVIGKRGEAADFDTMHLGANLERVIRASKIPVLVAARKFEPVEKFLIAFDGGPSAEKAIEFVVNNPLLQGLECHLLTVGRDKPSADAKLAAARERLSAAGFKVTAEIVDGDADEVISREVKQRNIDLLVMGAYGHSKIRQLFVGSTTTAMVRTCCVPVLMFR, from the coding sequence ATGTCGAAGATTCTTGCCTGCACTGATGGATCGGTTTACGCCCTGAGCACCTATGACCACGCTGCTTGGGCGGCTCAGAAGATGGAGGCCTCGGTGGATGTGCTGCACGTGCTGGACCAGCATCGCGAGGCACCGGCGGTGAGCGATTTGAGTGGCAATCTGGGCTTTGACGCCAGTGCCGAGTTGATGCAGCAGATTGCTGATGTCGAAGAAGCCAAGGGGAAGCTCGCCATTGAAAAAGCGAAAGTGATCTTGGCGGACGCCAAGAAGCGCTTCACCGAGGACGGAATCGAAAACGTGAACGTGATCCAGCGTCATGGTTCGCTGGTTGCGACCGTTGAAGAGTATGAAAAGGGTGCGGACCTGGTGGTGATCGGCAAGCGAGGCGAGGCTGCGGACTTTGATACCATGCACCTCGGGGCGAACTTGGAGCGCGTGATCCGTGCGAGCAAGATCCCTGTGTTGGTGGCAGCGCGGAAGTTCGAGCCGGTTGAGAAATTTTTGATCGCCTTTGATGGCGGTCCAAGTGCTGAGAAGGCCATTGAGTTCGTGGTGAACAACCCATTGCTCCAAGGGCTCGAATGCCACTTGCTGACGGTCGGGCGCGACAAACCATCAGCTGACGCGAAGTTGGCCGCAGCCCGCGAGCGATTGAGTGCCGCCGGGTTCAAGGTGACCGCCGAGATCGTCGACGGTGATGCCGATGAGGTGATCAGCCGCGAGGTGAAGCAACGCAACATCGACCTCTTGGTGATGGGCGCATACGGTCATTCGAAGATCCGCCAGTTGTTTGTGGGGAGCACCACGACCGCGATGGTGCGCACATGCTGCGTGCCTGTGTTGATGTTCCGCTAG
- a CDS encoding SulP family inorganic anion transporter: MSFASTFSRDEWFSNIYRDLLAGTVVALALIPEAIAFSAIAGVDPAVGLYASFCIAVVIAFTGGRRGMISAATGAMALLMVTLVKEHGLQYLFAATLLTGVFQIIAGVLKLGNYMRFVSRSVMTGFVNALAILIFMAQLPEFEGQGITMYAMVAAGLGIIYLFPYLTKKVPSPLVAIVVLSLVAYFFKFDLRTVKNLCGESGGLPSGLPQFFFPDVPWNLETLKIILPYSLPLAIVGLLESLMTASIVDDFTDTDSDKNRECRGQGIANIVAGCFGGMAGCAMIGQSVINVKAGGRSRLSTLWAGVFLLILLVFFGQWVERIPMAALVAVMIMVSIGTFSWASIRNMKHFPRSSSAVMLVTVGTTVFTHNLAWGVGAGVLLSAVFFAGKVAKLFKVSSRLEKGGEHRTYLVSGQIFFASANAFVESFDFREVLSKVTIDMSRAHFWDISGVGALDKVVLKFRREGTEVDLIGLNEANSNLVDQHAVHDKEGADDLMGGH; encoded by the coding sequence ATGTCTTTTGCCTCAACATTTTCCCGCGACGAATGGTTCTCGAATATCTACCGCGACCTGCTTGCGGGGACTGTGGTGGCACTGGCATTGATCCCAGAAGCGATCGCTTTCTCGGCGATCGCTGGCGTTGACCCAGCGGTCGGATTGTACGCCTCGTTCTGCATCGCGGTGGTGATTGCGTTCACCGGTGGGCGCCGCGGAATGATTTCGGCAGCGACCGGTGCGATGGCGCTGTTGATGGTAACGTTGGTGAAAGAGCACGGGCTGCAGTACCTGTTTGCGGCGACTTTGCTGACGGGGGTATTCCAGATCATTGCAGGGGTGTTGAAACTGGGGAACTACATGCGATTCGTGTCGCGATCGGTGATGACGGGCTTCGTCAATGCGCTGGCGATTCTGATCTTCATGGCCCAGTTGCCGGAATTTGAGGGTCAGGGGATCACGATGTACGCCATGGTCGCCGCGGGATTGGGGATCATTTACCTTTTTCCGTACCTGACCAAGAAGGTGCCATCACCACTGGTGGCGATTGTCGTGCTGAGTTTGGTCGCTTACTTTTTCAAGTTCGACCTGCGTACGGTGAAGAATCTTTGCGGAGAATCCGGAGGCCTGCCTAGCGGGCTGCCTCAGTTCTTCTTCCCGGATGTGCCGTGGAACCTGGAAACTCTGAAAATCATCCTCCCGTACTCGCTGCCGCTGGCGATCGTCGGTCTGCTCGAGTCCTTGATGACCGCGTCGATTGTCGATGACTTCACCGACACCGATAGTGACAAGAACCGCGAATGCCGTGGTCAGGGGATTGCGAACATCGTCGCGGGTTGCTTCGGCGGCATGGCTGGTTGCGCGATGATCGGTCAGTCAGTGATCAACGTGAAGGCAGGTGGTCGTTCGCGTTTGTCCACATTGTGGGCGGGTGTCTTCCTGCTGATCTTGTTGGTGTTCTTTGGTCAGTGGGTTGAGCGTATCCCGATGGCCGCATTGGTGGCCGTGATGATCATGGTGTCGATCGGCACCTTCAGCTGGGCGTCGATCCGCAACATGAAGCACTTTCCACGCAGTTCGAGCGCAGTGATGTTGGTGACGGTTGGTACCACGGTTTTCACACACAACCTGGCTTGGGGTGTGGGTGCAGGTGTGTTGCTGAGCGCGGTGTTCTTTGCTGGTAAGGTGGCAAAGTTGTTCAAAGTGTCGTCGCGTCTGGAAAAGGGGGGAGAACATCGAACCTATTTGGTGTCGGGCCAGATCTTCTTCGCCTCGGCCAATGCATTTGTGGAGTCGTTCGATTTCCGTGAAGTACTGAGCAAAGTGACCATCGACATGAGCCGTGCGCACTTCTGGGATATCTCGGGTGTGGGCGCGCTGGACAAGGTCGTGCTCAAGTTCCGTCGCGAGGGTACCGAAGTTGACTTGATCGGGCTCAACGAGGCGAACTCCAACCTCGTCGACCAACACGCCGTGCACGATAAAGAGGGCGCGGACGACCTGATGGGTGGGCACTAA
- a CDS encoding DUF6288 domain-containing protein — protein sequence MIPSSPSTKRAARAGNAALPVVLFLTLCVALFVAYKLVLEKEDPKPEPVEEVAPEPEVKPEPKPEPEPVVEPEPEPEPEPEPEPIIEPEPEPEPEPEPEPVVKEKTEVDLYLEEKFPLREFTPLEKIVDNWKNVPERAFPAEVEVNVSLSYRDKEGTQNVTAEAGHKAKPVSYRGSRLIVESLDTPGLRAAVETDQTDFKDGVRALYADKIAEAEKQVIAQREAYRPQAERELAQLSEDAKRQAQARRVDFGDFDPRKYGRKFRDDYWPETKNNKNEKVEHEIPLGPIAAVGAALFNQRDLKIISVWDDGPGGKAGLQPGDLVTHASGKRFKEYSQHSEGGGEGAPMAIGEAIIHAQSEARPLVLTVQRGGEELELSIDLPALPDFGKDFPAGCVRSQALSDAAAEYLIEMQRDAGDWPVNDYTKAWAGLALLSTGEQKYRREIKDAARYLAERYDLGKNPSNEDLTSPEGMGSGSNWHVPTVGMFLAEYHLATGDKKVLRALDHCCRSMEARLQPGTGRLGHNGTDLPYDGKGLVVTNTHAHIMWALAAHIHGEDDWDWTAWDLSYKSIEASFGGSGEVGYNFSARGGNQSASRSGATLTALTLAGKNKSHARDMGNWLKDNPNLYLNVHAMTFIGPIYSFMGLKNRSESAYRKNMEQYKWFFALLQPANYKHGSYYYGGRGNTGGDGYCNKRYCGNIMSILVLNSHRNDTLWMYGNRKKEWFKR from the coding sequence ATGATCCCCTCATCCCCTTCTACAAAGCGTGCGGCTCGCGCCGGAAATGCGGCTCTGCCCGTGGTCTTGTTCCTGACCCTCTGTGTCGCGTTGTTCGTGGCCTACAAGTTAGTACTCGAGAAAGAGGATCCCAAGCCGGAACCGGTTGAGGAAGTCGCGCCGGAGCCTGAGGTGAAACCCGAACCAAAGCCGGAACCGGAGCCCGTTGTCGAGCCTGAACCGGAACCAGAGCCCGAGCCAGAGCCAGAGCCAATCATCGAACCTGAGCCGGAACCAGAGCCTGAGCCGGAACCAGAGCCGGTCGTCAAAGAAAAGACCGAGGTGGACCTCTATCTTGAGGAAAAATTCCCACTCCGTGAGTTCACCCCACTGGAGAAAATCGTCGACAACTGGAAGAACGTGCCCGAGCGCGCATTCCCTGCCGAGGTCGAAGTCAACGTATCCCTCAGCTACCGCGACAAAGAAGGCACCCAGAACGTCACAGCCGAAGCCGGACACAAGGCGAAGCCTGTTTCCTACCGTGGCTCTCGCCTGATCGTCGAATCCCTCGATACCCCGGGTCTGCGCGCTGCCGTGGAAACCGACCAAACCGACTTCAAGGACGGCGTTCGCGCCCTCTATGCTGACAAGATCGCCGAAGCAGAAAAGCAGGTCATCGCGCAACGCGAAGCCTACCGCCCACAGGCCGAACGCGAACTCGCCCAACTGAGTGAAGACGCCAAGCGCCAAGCCCAGGCTCGCCGCGTCGATTTCGGCGACTTCGACCCTCGCAAGTACGGTCGTAAGTTCCGCGACGATTATTGGCCGGAGACCAAGAACAACAAAAACGAGAAGGTTGAACACGAGATCCCTCTCGGACCAATCGCTGCCGTCGGCGCAGCACTTTTCAACCAGCGCGACCTCAAGATCATCTCGGTTTGGGACGATGGCCCGGGCGGGAAAGCCGGACTGCAGCCGGGCGACTTGGTTACCCACGCATCGGGCAAGCGGTTCAAAGAATACAGCCAGCACAGTGAAGGCGGCGGCGAAGGCGCACCGATGGCGATTGGAGAAGCCATTATCCACGCACAATCCGAAGCCCGCCCGTTGGTGCTCACCGTTCAGCGTGGTGGCGAAGAACTCGAGTTGTCGATCGACCTTCCAGCGCTGCCTGACTTTGGCAAGGACTTCCCAGCCGGCTGCGTGCGCTCACAGGCGCTCAGCGATGCTGCTGCAGAGTATCTGATCGAGATGCAGCGCGACGCCGGAGATTGGCCGGTCAATGATTACACCAAAGCATGGGCTGGACTGGCCTTGCTCTCCACCGGTGAGCAGAAGTACCGCCGCGAGATCAAAGACGCCGCCCGTTACCTCGCCGAGCGCTATGACCTGGGCAAAAATCCATCCAACGAGGACCTGACCTCTCCGGAGGGCATGGGCTCGGGAAGCAACTGGCACGTCCCAACCGTCGGTATGTTCCTCGCCGAGTACCACCTCGCCACCGGCGACAAAAAGGTACTCCGCGCGCTCGACCACTGCTGCCGCAGTATGGAAGCACGTCTTCAACCCGGCACCGGGCGCCTCGGCCACAATGGGACTGACCTCCCATACGATGGCAAAGGATTGGTCGTCACCAACACCCACGCGCACATCATGTGGGCGCTTGCCGCACACATACACGGCGAGGACGATTGGGATTGGACCGCGTGGGATCTCTCGTACAAGTCGATCGAAGCATCGTTCGGTGGCTCGGGCGAAGTGGGCTACAACTTCAGCGCCCGCGGTGGAAACCAAAGCGCCAGCCGCTCCGGCGCCACCCTCACCGCACTCACACTGGCCGGCAAAAATAAGTCACACGCACGCGACATGGGCAACTGGCTCAAGGACAACCCCAACCTCTACCTCAATGTCCACGCCATGACGTTCATCGGGCCAATCTACAGCTTCATGGGCCTCAAAAACCGCTCGGAAAGCGCTTACCGCAAGAACATGGAGCAGTACAAGTGGTTCTTCGCCCTGCTCCAACCCGCCAACTACAAGCACGGCAGCTACTACTACGGCGGCCGCGGCAACACGGGCGGCGACGGCTACTGTAACAAACGCTACTGCGGTAACATCATGAGCATCCTCGTGCTCAACTCCCACCGCAACGACACCCTCTGGATGTACGGCAACCGAAAGAAGGAGTGGTTCAAGCGCTAA
- a CDS encoding amidophosphoribosyltransferase has product MSDSLKHECGLAFIRLRKPHSYFQEKYGTSLYGFQKLFLLMEKQHNRGQDGIGIGSVKLDMPLGQPYIFRERSAKQNGLSRVFAEQSKRFAKMTRKGIIDPSDPDSVKQKFDFGGELLMGHLRYGTSGVFSQGSCHPYLRRTNWLTRTLMVLGNFNMTNAGALNQRLIERGQHPVFGTDTQTVLEEIGFHLDEQHQNLYHQLRDAGLTGQEIQERINDAINVPDLIRTSADGWDGGFSIVGAIGNGDAFVMRDPRGIRPCFYYEDEELIAFASERAPLMTVFDADAEQVSELAPGHVATIKKDGEFTFDRYAEPQPMSHCSFERIYFSRGNDPEIYSERKAMGAALVPQVVKSIGNEIDKTVVSFIPNTAEIAYQGLMDGLRLHRRKEVAETLHKAVAEGGVSDELIDDLILRNWPRGEKIAHKDIKMRTFISQESGRNQLVSHVYDISYGVVQKNDNLVVIDDSIVRGTTLQKSILKILSRTQPKKIVIASTAPQIRYPDCYGIDMSEIGKFIAFRATVSLLKRDGRESLLDEVYEACKRELDKPVDQMVNQVKRVYEAYSDEEIAAEISRMVYPEGTDWDGEVEVVFLSVDDLHNCLNVECGDWYFTGDYPTSGGNAVVNNAFVNYMEKKDGRGYDLVF; this is encoded by the coding sequence ATGAGCGATTCACTCAAACACGAATGCGGTCTTGCTTTCATCCGATTGCGCAAGCCTCACTCGTATTTCCAGGAGAAGTACGGCACATCGCTTTACGGCTTCCAGAAGCTTTTCCTTTTGATGGAGAAGCAGCACAACCGCGGCCAGGACGGTATCGGTATCGGCTCGGTGAAGCTCGATATGCCACTCGGCCAGCCTTACATTTTCCGCGAGCGTTCCGCCAAGCAGAACGGATTGTCGCGTGTGTTCGCCGAGCAGTCGAAGCGCTTTGCCAAGATGACGCGCAAGGGGATCATCGATCCATCCGATCCGGACAGCGTGAAGCAGAAGTTCGACTTCGGTGGCGAGTTGCTCATGGGGCACCTTCGCTACGGAACGTCCGGCGTTTTCAGTCAGGGCTCGTGCCACCCGTACTTGCGCCGTACGAACTGGCTTACCCGCACGCTGATGGTGTTGGGTAACTTCAACATGACAAACGCAGGTGCGCTCAACCAGCGCCTGATCGAGCGTGGTCAGCATCCGGTTTTTGGAACGGATACCCAGACCGTGCTGGAGGAGATCGGCTTCCATCTCGACGAGCAGCACCAGAACCTTTACCACCAGCTGCGCGATGCCGGGCTGACCGGTCAGGAAATTCAGGAGCGCATCAACGACGCCATCAATGTGCCTGATTTGATCCGCACGTCGGCCGATGGCTGGGACGGTGGATTCTCGATCGTCGGTGCCATCGGTAATGGCGATGCCTTCGTCATGCGTGACCCACGCGGTATCCGTCCTTGCTTCTACTACGAAGACGAGGAGCTGATTGCCTTTGCTTCCGAGCGCGCGCCATTGATGACTGTCTTTGATGCCGATGCCGAGCAGGTGAGCGAGCTTGCGCCAGGTCACGTGGCTACCATCAAGAAGGATGGTGAGTTCACCTTCGACCGCTATGCCGAGCCGCAGCCAATGAGCCACTGCTCGTTCGAGCGCATCTACTTCTCGCGTGGTAACGACCCTGAGATCTACAGCGAACGCAAGGCCATGGGCGCTGCGTTGGTGCCTCAGGTGGTGAAATCAATCGGTAACGAGATCGACAAGACCGTGGTGTCGTTCATTCCAAACACCGCGGAGATCGCCTACCAGGGACTGATGGATGGTCTGCGCCTGCACCGCCGTAAAGAAGTCGCGGAAACTCTGCACAAGGCCGTGGCAGAAGGCGGTGTTAGCGATGAGTTGATCGATGATCTGATTCTGCGTAACTGGCCGCGTGGTGAGAAGATCGCCCACAAGGACATCAAGATGCGTACGTTCATCTCGCAAGAGTCCGGGCGTAACCAACTCGTGTCCCACGTTTACGACATCAGTTACGGTGTGGTGCAAAAGAACGACAACCTGGTCGTCATTGATGACTCGATTGTTCGAGGAACCACGTTGCAGAAGTCGATCTTGAAGATCTTGTCTCGCACCCAGCCGAAGAAGATCGTGATCGCATCGACCGCTCCGCAGATCCGCTATCCGGACTGCTACGGCATCGACATGTCGGAGATCGGCAAGTTCATTGCCTTCCGCGCCACGGTCAGCTTGCTCAAGCGTGACGGCCGTGAGTCCCTGCTCGACGAAGTCTACGAAGCTTGTAAGCGGGAACTGGACAAGCCGGTCGACCAGATGGTCAACCAAGTGAAGCGTGTCTACGAGGCGTACAGCGATGAGGAAATCGCCGCTGAGATCAGCCGCATGGTGTACCCTGAAGGGACCGACTGGGACGGTGAAGTGGAAGTCGTCTTCCTCTCGGTGGATGACCTCCACAACTGCCTCAACGTCGAGTGCGGTGATTGGTACTTCACCGGCGACTACCCGACATCCGGCGGCAACGCTGTGGTCAACAATGCCTTCGTCAACTACATGGAGAAGAAGGACGGCCGCGGATACGATCTGGTTTTCTAA
- the purM gene encoding phosphoribosylformylglycinamidine cyclo-ligase, whose amino-acid sequence MADKMTYKQAGVDIHEAAELVGDINDLRARTESSRKLLQAFGMFAASYDLSDYKEPVIVTGCDGVGTKLEVQLKYDALESAGKDLVAMSVNDIITTGGDALMFLDYIGVGKIDKSKIQRLIGGMVEYLESCNCVLAGGETAEMPGIVPDGMIELSGFCIGAVEKPDLLDPKAVTPGDVVVGFASDGFHANGWSLVRRVIEANRSEFTDEEIVSLLAPTRLYHDVVAGVRAAGVKPHAMAHITGGGLIENHERFLGDMGAELEIPYWDNDAVQKVLAHTDDEDRFNTFNMGIGWTVIVPEADAEAVCAAGPGGTVIGRITDTKGVKVRVKG is encoded by the coding sequence ATGGCTGACAAAATGACCTACAAGCAGGCTGGCGTGGACATCCACGAAGCCGCCGAACTCGTCGGAGATATCAACGATCTCCGCGCACGCACCGAGTCGAGCCGCAAGTTGCTGCAAGCCTTCGGTATGTTTGCCGCCTCGTATGATCTGAGTGACTACAAGGAGCCGGTGATTGTGACCGGCTGTGACGGTGTGGGCACCAAGCTCGAGGTGCAGCTCAAGTACGATGCGCTTGAGTCCGCAGGTAAAGACCTCGTGGCAATGAGCGTGAACGACATCATCACCACCGGTGGCGATGCGTTGATGTTCCTCGACTACATTGGCGTGGGCAAGATCGACAAGAGCAAGATCCAGCGCCTGATCGGTGGCATGGTCGAGTACCTCGAGTCGTGCAACTGCGTGCTCGCCGGTGGTGAGACCGCGGAGATGCCAGGCATCGTGCCAGACGGTATGATCGAGCTTTCGGGCTTCTGCATCGGTGCGGTGGAAAAGCCGGATCTTTTGGATCCAAAGGCAGTCACTCCGGGTGACGTCGTGGTCGGATTCGCTTCGGATGGCTTCCATGCCAACGGCTGGAGCCTCGTGCGCCGCGTGATCGAAGCCAACCGCTCCGAGTTCACCGACGAAGAAATCGTCTCCTTGCTCGCTCCGACCCGCTTGTACCACGACGTGGTGGCCGGCGTGCGCGCCGCAGGTGTGAAGCCACACGCGATGGCTCACATCACCGGTGGCGGATTGATCGAGAACCATGAGCGCTTCCTCGGCGACATGGGTGCCGAGCTCGAAATCCCATACTGGGACAACGACGCGGTGCAAAAGGTACTCGCCCATACCGACGACGAAGACCGCTTCAATACCTTCAACATGGGTATCGGTTGGACCGTCATCGTGCCGGAAGCCGACGCCGAAGCCGTCTGCGCGGCTGGACCTGGTGGCACCGTGATCGGCCGGATCACCGACACCAAAGGAGTGAAGGTCCGCGTGAAAGGGTAA
- the purQ gene encoding phosphoribosylformylglycinamidine synthase I yields MENRPHAILLKFPGTNCDEETARALETVGFSTETLPISRVTPDSLAGAKLVMLSGGFSYGDYVMAGRIAQLRTEAALGDALKSFVENGGYVLGVCNGFQILTKLSLLPEGSLIHNDNGRFICRWAGLAVQDKTAPVLSQLPDVFELPVAHAEGRFVAPEGKAAEYLEKGYAALTYTDDINGSSELIAGVRDESGRVFGLMPHPERFLYQRHHYDQDWNDAEWGWGYYFFKGLHDAIVAG; encoded by the coding sequence ATGGAAAACCGGCCTCACGCCATTCTATTAAAGTTCCCGGGCACCAACTGCGACGAGGAAACCGCACGCGCACTGGAAACCGTTGGCTTCTCCACCGAGACGCTGCCGATCAGCCGGGTGACCCCGGACTCGTTGGCAGGCGCCAAACTGGTGATGCTTTCCGGTGGCTTCAGCTATGGCGACTACGTCATGGCGGGCCGTATTGCCCAGTTGCGCACCGAAGCCGCGCTTGGCGATGCACTGAAGTCGTTCGTCGAGAACGGCGGCTACGTGCTCGGTGTGTGCAACGGCTTCCAGATTCTGACCAAGCTTAGCTTGCTGCCAGAGGGAAGTTTGATCCACAACGACAACGGGCGCTTCATCTGCCGTTGGGCTGGTCTTGCCGTGCAGGACAAGACCGCTCCGGTTCTCAGCCAGTTGCCGGACGTATTCGAACTGCCAGTGGCTCACGCCGAAGGTCGCTTCGTAGCACCGGAAGGCAAAGCTGCCGAGTATCTTGAGAAGGGGTACGCCGCATTGACCTACACCGACGACATCAACGGCTCGTCCGAGCTGATCGCCGGTGTGCGCGACGAATCCGGTCGCGTGTTCGGTCTCATGCCGCACCCTGAGCGTTTCCTTTACCAGCGTCATCACTACGACCAGGATTGGAACGACGCCGAGTGGGGCTGGGGATACTATTTCTTCAAAGGTCTTCACGACGCAATTGTTGCCGGATAA